CGGTATAAACAGTTTCAGAAAGAATAGAAATATTTTTAACAAAGTATTTTATTTAAAAAATCATATAATGTTTAATAAGTTGGATGATATTCAATGATTTGTGTTGAAAAAACAGAATAAATCCAAATGAATAATAATTACCTTATTTACACGTTTTGTAGTTCAATATTAATTTATAACTTTGCACGATGTTTTTGAAAAAGGCTCTGATATTGTTTTTTGTTACTTCATTATTTTACTCTTGTGGTGATTTTCACAAAATAATGAAGAGCACCAGTCTTACCGATAAGTATGCTGCTGCCGAGAAATACTACCTGAAAGGTGATTATTTCCATGCACAGCAACTGTTTGATGAATTGATTACCTACTACAGGGGGACTGCACAGGCTGAAAAAATTTATTATTATTATTCCTATTGTTATTATGGTTTGAACGATTATGTTTCAGCAGCATATTATTTCAGCACGTTTGTTACTACATATCCAAATAGTAAGTATACCCGCGAGTGCCAGTATATGAGTGCTTATTGTACTTATCTTGATTCACCTGATTATTCACTCGATCAAACCAACACAACTGCTGCAATCAAGGAATTACAGCTTTATGTGAATATGTATCCCAAAAGCGATTCGGTTAAATTATGCAACATCCTTATTGATGAATTGCGTTTTAAACTGGAAACAAAAGAGTTTGAGATTTCGAAAATGTATTTCAGAATGGAAGATTACAAATCAGCAATAGTGTCATTTCGGAATACTTTAAAGGATTACCCGTCAACAACCTATAAGGAAGAAATTCTTTTTTATTTAATGAAAGCAAATTTCCTGTATGCAAGCAATAGTATCGCATCGAAAAAAGAAGGCCGTTATAAGGATACTATTGATGCATATGACGAGTTGTTATTAGCCTTTCCTCAAACAAAATACCTGAAGGAAGCGGAATCAATAAATAAGAATGCATTGAAAGAGATAAATAAAATTAGTGGAAATAAAACAACATAATTATGGACTATAAGAAAGTCAAAACAGAAGTTACTACAGTTACACGTGAGGTTACAGAATTTGTGAAACCAACAGGAAATATATACGAAACAGTTGTGGTTTTGTCGAAAAGGGCAAATCAAATAGGAACAGAGATAAAAGAAGAATTGAACGGGAAGTTGCAGGAGTTTGCTACATCATCGGATAACCTTGAGGAAGTATTTGAAAACAGGGAACAAATTGAAATAGCAAAATATTACGAACATTTGCCAAAGCCTACTCTTATTGCAATTCACGAATTCATGAATAACCAGATTTATTTCAGGAATCCGAGTCATGATAGTTAACAGCATTTTTACAAATGCTTAAAGGCAAAAAAATAATTATTGGAATTTCCGGGGGAATTGCCGCATATAAAACCCCTTATCTTATCAGGCTTTTCAGGAAAGCAGGAGCAGAAGTAAAAGTAGTTGTTACAAAAAATGCCTTAGAGTTTGTTACGAAAACAACTCTCGAAACTCTTTCACAAAATAAATTATATAGCAATGTGTTTGGCGAGAATAATGATTATTCCACCGAACATGTTTCTATTTCCGATTGGGGCGATATATTTGTTGTAGCACCTGCCACTGCCAATATCATTGGGAAGTTTGCAAATGGTATAGCTGATGATGCGCTTTCTACATCATTACTTGCATTCTATAAAACAGTGTATATCGCACCAGCAATGAATGATAAAATGTATCAGGTTGCAAGTGTTAGAGAAAATATTTCTTTTCTAAAAAAGAATAATATAAAATTCATTGAACCCCGCGAAGGGTTTCTTGCTTGTGGCGCTGAAGGCAAGGGTAGGATGGAAGAACCTGAAAATATTTTTTCGATAATTGAAAATGATTTGTCTGTAAAAAAAGTTATGTCAGGCAAAAAAGTTTTGATAACCGCAGGACCAACTTATGAAGCGATTGACCCTGTAAGGTTTATTGGCAATCATTCATCGGGATTGATGGGGTATTCCATTGCCGAAGAATGTGCTGATAAAGGCGCTGAGGTTACTTTAATTTCAGGTCCTTCAAAATTAAGCGTTGAAAATAATTCAATTAATAAAATAAATATTACTTCAGCAGAAGAAATGTTTCAGGCAGTAACGAAGCATTCTGCTAAAGCTGATATTATTGTAATGGCTGCTGCTGTTGCCGATTTCACACCACAGAAAGTTGCCGGTACGAAAATCAAAAAGACCGGAGCATCACTTTCTGTTCAGTTAAAACCTACAAAAGATATTCTTTTGCATTTAGGTGAAAAGAAACGTAAAAACCAGGTGCTGGTTGGATTCGCTCTTGAAACGAATAATGCTTTGGAAAATGCAAAAAAGAAACTGAATACTAAAAACCTTGATTTCATCGTTCTTAATACCTTGCAAGATAAAGGCGCCGGTTTTGGTACGAATACAAATAAAATTACTATTGTTGAACGCAATAATAAAATCACTAAATTTGAACTGAAACCAAAGACCGATGTGGCAAAGGATATAGTTAATAAAATTATTCAGCTAATAAAAAAATAATATGCTTTTCAGATCAGCCCTCATTTCAATACTTCTATTTGTTTTTTCGCTGAATATTAAGGCGCAGGAATTAAATTGTATTGTTTCTATTAATACCTCACAAATTCAGAGCAGCGATAAAAGAATTTACGAAACTTTACAGGCTGCGATTTATGAATTCATGAATTCAAAAAAATGGACCAATTATAATTATTCGGCTGAAGAAAAAATAGAATGCACTTTAATGATCACCATTTCTGACAGGACCGCTGATGTTTTTACCGGAACGATACAGGTTCAATCAAGAAGACCCATTTATAAAAGTTCATATAATTCAGTTCTGCTGAATTTAATTGATAAGGATTTTAAATTTAGTTATGTGGAATATCAGCCGCTTAATTATAATGAAAATTCATTCACTTCAAACCTGACTTCAGTACTTGCTTACTATGCTTATGTTATTATAGGTTTTGATTTTGATTCATACCAGTTAAAAGGCGGAACAACTTTTTTTGAAAAAGCGCAGAACATTGTTACCAGTGCGCAGAATGCATCGGAATCGGGCTGGAAAGCCTATGAAAGCGCTTCGCAAAAAAACCGTTACTGGCTTATTGAAAATTTATTGAATAACATTTATTCTCCTATTCGTGAAGGAATTTACAGTTATCACCGTAAAGGACTGGATATGATGGTTGATAATTCAGCAACAGCCAAAACATCCATTACTGCGGGAATTGAATTATTAAAGAAAGCACATGAAGAAAAACCCGGTTCATTTTTAATGCAGCTTTTTTTCCTTGCAAAAGTGGATGAAATTGTAAATATATATTCTACCGCCAGCGCTACAGATAAAACTAAAGTTGCCACCATATGCAAGGCAATTGACCCTTCCAATTCTTCGAAATACAACCAGATTACGAAATAACATTTTTAAATTTTGTAAAAATCTTTTCGCCTGTCAGTAATCACATCGTTATATTCATTAATACTTTTATTATTAGCAAGTGTTTCATCAATTTCAATAATTGAAACATGGGTTTTATCAGTTGGGGCTGATGACAGGATTCTGCCGTCAATGCTGGTGATTTGGCTTGCCCCTGTAAAAGTAAAATCATCATCGCCGCGTTTTTCATTTCCGATCCGGTTTGCTGTTACAGCAAAGATCCTGTTCTCGATACAACGCGTAACCATTGCATTTTGACAATAAGGCATCACCAGATTTGAAGGATGTGCAAGCACCTGCATGCCCTGAAGTGTAAGCGTGCGGCAGACTTCGGGGAATATCCAGTCGAAGCAGATCATGGCGCCAATTTTCACTCCGTTTATTTTATAAACTTTTAATGGCTTGTTACCCGGAGTGAACCATAACTTTTCTTTATTGAATAAATGAATTTTGCGGTATGTGTCAATTACCTTTTTGTCAGAAACAATAAGTAAAGAATTGTAAATTTTATCATTTTCCTTTTCAATGAAACCGGCGACAATAGTAGCATTGGTAAGTGATGATATTTCTTTTAAAAACTCAGCAGTCTGTTCTTCTTTTGTTTCGGCATGCTTGTGTGCTTCTTCCATTGAAATAAAAGTATAGCCGGTTGCAAACAATTCAGGTAATACAAGCAGATCGGCTTTTATACTTTTTAATAATGAGCGAACTCCTTCAAAATTTTTTTCTTTATCTCCGAATACCGGTGAGTTTTGAACGTAACCTATTTTCATAGATTGTAAATATTGAATTGCTGAAATTTTAGTTTTTTATTATTTTTTATTTTTTAAACTAATCAGGACTCTAAATCCAATATAAAGGAAGAAAATCAAAATGATTAGAAAAAATATTTGTTTTCCCTCTGGTGAAAAACCTTGTGTGCTGTCGTAGGGTCTTCCATATTGACTTATGCCTTGATTATAAATTTGAAGAAAAATAAATAGAAACATAAAACTTTATATAATTGCTGATGGTTTTGTTATTTACTTGTATTAAAATTAATAATTTCAAATTTATTATAATCTTTTCAAAAGAACAAATGTTCGTGGCAAGTCAAGCATGAACTGGGGGTAGTAATGTTTTGTATATATCATTATAAATTATATTGTTGTCAAGTTTAAACAAATTAATGTTAGTTTTTGCACTCGTTAGAAACGAGCGCGAACAAGGGAGCGCGAACAAGGTTAATGAGCGTTAGTAAGAGTGAATGGAAATATATTTTAATATGTAAACTACAATATCATAAATAAAATATTTATTGCCTTTAAAAGCATTTATTATCATTAATATTATTAATGATAGCCATATTAAAACAGAAAATAAAAAAATACATTTTGTAAACCACATCTTATTAAGATCTTCCAACCCAAGCAATGCTAAACTATAATAAGCCAAAACCACAAATAAAAAGGGAATTACTAATAAAATTATTGGAGCTAACAAAACAAAAGCAAAATCAAAATTTGAAATATCTGTAATTTGAATAAATAATGATACCGTAATAGAGATTAAAATAATAGTTTTTTTAAAATTCAATTTTGAATTTAAACTTTTAAAATCATTAATTACCTTTTGCAAAAAAACAGATAACTTAGATGGTTTTTTTCCTTTCAAACAACGCAAAGAGAAACCACCGCACTTACCGAAGTTACCCCGGTACACACCGGCACCGTAGCACAACAGACCCCGCCCCCATGCATAGCTTGCAACGTCCTTTGTAGAACTCCACCAGTAACCGCTACATCCGATACTAACGCCGAATGCCCCATTGTCGTTGCGGTAACTACCCGGAAGGGCTGTAAAACCGCTTTCATTGGTTGCTTCTCTATTAAGTGGCTGCCAATGTGTTAAACTTGTTTCTTTAAGTTTGCCGCCAGCAACTAATTCTCCACCTAAATAATCTGTAAGTGTTGTCCATTCTTTATCAGATGGTATATGACAACATAATGGTGCTAATCCTCTTGAATCGTTTACTGCATACCAGTTGAAGAGTTTGCCAAATATTTTACCATTATCAGGGTTGTTGTTGTAATAACACCAAGCAGGTTGTTTTTTATTTCCTGCTTCTTTCCATTCTTCAGCAGTTTTAGCTTCAGGAATAATTTCACCATTTCTAAAATGGCTCACATTAAGGTTTTCAACCATCCATACCTGTGTGCCTATTTTTATAGTATGATAAATATTACCATCAATATCGGTTATAGTTTCGGAAATTTCTCGTATTTCATCAATTTCTGTTTTTTTATCAATAATAGCAGAGTCTACGAAGAAGTATATTAACCAGTATAACGGGCTTCCGAATATTAACCATATTACAGCCCATGATTTTTGTATGTTGTTAAAGTTTATGTGAATTAATATAATCCATACAAACAAGAATAATGTAAACAAAATCCATCCTTTAATAGTTTTGTTTTTTTTCATATTATTTCTAATTTATGAGACAAAATAGTATTTGCTGCCGTTAATTTAAAATATTAATTTAAACGGTTTATTTTTTAGGTAACTATATACGTGTTGGGACTGAAATACAAAATTAAAAATCCAACCTTGCATCAAATTTATGGTTTTTATAGTTTAGCTCATTTATCTCTTTTAATATTTTATCGTCAATATTAAAATCTTTTAATTTTTTAATATCATTATATGAGCAATAAAGAATATCCTTTAAAAATTTTTCTTTGTCTTCTTCTGTTTTTATAGTATTATATTTATATTCTATAAATTTCCCCAAAATTTCTTTTGACAAAATATATTCTTTTCGGTCTTTTTCCATTAAATGCGAATATTCTTTTTTTACAATCTGTCTTACAGAAAATCCTATAATTGTTGCAAACAATATAGATATTATAAGTGATTCCCAGTTCATGGTGTTAAATATTGTATTTTTTTGTGAATAATCTATAAATAAATAACCCGACAAAGAGATTAATAATTCAAGCCAGTTTTTTTTTAAGCGATTTTTAAATTTTTCCATAAGTTTGAGTTTTGATTAACCCAAAGATATTTATTTTTTAATTAACATATTTGTATAAAAAACCTATGAAAAATATAGATGAAAAAGATTTTGCTGTGGTTTTGTCTGCAGTAATTACATTAAGAGATATGGTAGTAAAATCAGATGACAAAAAAGAATTTAACGAAAAACTATTATCTAACATTAAATATGTAAATTATTCATATTATTTAGAAATACAAGATAACATACGTAAATGTAAATTTTATGACGAATTATTTTTTATTTAAATAAAAAATGAAGTAAATAATATCCAATGAAGAACACTGAATTTCCAATATCCAAGTTAAAATTCATCATTCATCATTCGGCATTCGATATTGGATATTGAGTTATTAACCATCAACAAAAAACATTTGCCCAGGCTAGTTGCTCAACCTAACAACCAATAACAAAGTTAAATGTTGAAAGGTGTAGCGGCTAGTTAGGGTTAGAGTAGATAGTTGAAAGAGAAAGCAAAAATCCCATATAAAGTTGAAAGTTCGGCATTAGATATTGAGAAATATTAACCATCAACTCATAACTATTAACTTGACTAGCCGCCCAATCCAACAACATATAACAAAGTCAAAGGGTTAAAGGTTGAGCTACTGGTCAGGTAGATTGTAGGAAGTGAAATGTAAAAATATTTTTCGTGTCATTAATATACTTCGATGAACTTAGCCTGGCCGCACCTTTGGTCCTATTGGGTTTATCGAAATATGGTGCGTTGGAAGAATTTTATATAACCAAAAAACCAATGACATCAATTTGATATTTACTATTTACTATTATATATTTTCTATAAAAGGTCAAAGGTTTAAGTGTGTGGCGGCTGGTTAAGTTTATGGTTGGATGTTGAAAGAGATAGTTAATTCTACATTACATTTTTTACTAAATTTGCATTTATATAAGTTGAATTTTTCTATTTGCTATTAAATATTTTCTATTATCTATTTGCAATAAAAAATGCTTTCACACCTTTCAATAAATAATTATGTGCTGATTGAAAAACTTGAGATAAGTTTTTCAGAAGGCTTATCAATTATTACAGGCGAAACCGGGGCGGGAAAATCTATTTTGCTTGGTGCACTTTCGCTGGTGTTGGGTCAGAGAGCTGATATGCAAGTGTTGTACGATAAAACAAAAAAGTGTTTTATTGAAGCCGCGTTCAAAATTAAAGGTTACGATCTAAATTCTTTTTTTGAAAGAAACGAACTCGATTACGATGATAATACTGTTCTTCGCCGCGAGGTTGGTGCAAATGGCAAAACACGCGCATTTATAAATGATACCCCTGTAACACTTGAATTGATAAGGGAATTGGGAAACATGTTGATTGACATACATTCTCAACATAAAACGCTAACACTACAGGATTCGCATTTTCAACTTTCTTATGTTGATGGTTATGCGCAGCATGATAATCTATTGAATGATTTTTATAAAGAATTCATTATAAGGAATCAATTAAAATTAAAGCTTTATTCGCTGGAAGAAACAGAAAAAAAATCTTTATCAGATAAAGATTATTTTCAATTCCAGTTTGATGAACTGGATTCAGCAAAATTGTTAAACAATGAACAAACAGAACTGGAATCAGAATTAGCGATTTTAAACCATGCTGAAGAAATTCAGCAATACTTTAGCAATGCTTCGGCTTCGCTTACCGAAGGAGAGCAAAATATTTATTCGGGAATATCAGAAATTTTTTCATTGTTAAATAAGGCATCAGCATTATATCCCGCAGCTACTGAACTGGCAAAGCGAATGGAAAGCTGTAAGATTGAAATAAAAGATATTGCAGACGAGATTGAACTATTATCTCTGAAAATAAATCATGATCCATCGCGTCAGCAGGAAATTAGCGAAAGGCTTGATGTTATTTATCGTTTACAACAAAAGCATCGTGTGAATACTGTTGATGAGTTGTTAGTCATAATGAATGATTATTCTGAAAAACTTTTATCCATTACATCACTTACAAGCCAAATTGAAAAAATAAAAAAAGAAATTGAAGCATCGGAAAATATTTTAAAAACCGTATCTGAAAAAATTTCTAAGAACCGCAAAAAGTCGATTGTTCAGATTGAAAAAGGTGTAACATCTGTTTTGCAAAAATTAGGAATGCCCAATGCTGAGTTTGAAATTGAATGCTTTGAACTGCCCGATTATAATGCTTTTGGGCAGGATAAAGTAACCTTCCTGTTTAATGCTAATAAAGGTGGCGAAAAGAAAGAAGTGTCGAAAGTGGCTTCCGGTGGTGAATTGTCAAGGTTGATGCTTGCTATAAAATCGTTAATATCACAGAAAAAACTTTTACCAACCATAATATTTGATGAAATCGACCAGGGTGTTTCCGGCGAAATTGCTGACAAGGTAGGAAGCATAATGAAAAACATGTCAGATACGATGCAGGTAATTACCATTACCCATCTTCCTCAAATAGCAAGCAAAGGCGACTCCCATTTCCTGGTATATAAAGAGTCGGATAAAAAATCGGCATTCACAAAAATAAAATTGCTTGAAAAGAATGAACGTATAAGCGAAATAGCAAAAATGCTTAGTGGTGACGAACTTACAAAAGCAGCAGTTGAGAATGCAAAAGTTTTATTAAAAACGAAAAACTAAAAATCATGTATAATTTACTTAAAGGAAAGAAGGGCATTATTTTCGGTGCTCTGAATGAAAATTCTTTGGCATGGAAAATTGCAGAAAGAGCTTATGAAGAAGGAGCCGTATTTACATTGTCGAATACTCCTGTAGCGCTGCGATTGGGCGAAACGGATACTCTTGCAAAAAAATGCAATTCATTAATTATTCCTGCCGATGCAACCAGCGTGAAAGATCTGCAAAATGTTTTTGAAAAAACAATGCAACGCTTCAATGGGAAAATCGATTTTATTCTGCATTCAATAGGGATGTCGCCAAACGTAAGAAAAAAACTTCCGTACGATAATATCGATTATGATTATTATGCCAAGACCATGGATATTTCGGCAATCTCATTTCATAAGATGATACAGGTTGCAAAAAAGCTTGATGCTATAAATGAATGGGGCTCGGTGGTTGCACTGTCATACATTGCCGCACAACGAACATTGTTTGAATATAACGATATGGCCGATGCAAAAGCAGCCCTCGAATCGATTGCACGTAGCTTTGGATATATTTACGGACGTGAGAAAAAAATTAGAATAAATACTGTTTCACAATCACCTACCATGACAACTGCCGGAAAAGGTGTGAAAGGTATTGACGGATTGATTGATTTTACCGAACGCATGTCTCCTTTGGGAAATGCCACTGCTGATGAATGTGCTGATTATTGCATCACTTTATTTTCCGACCTTACAAAAAAAGTTACCATGCAAAACCTTTATCACGATGGTGGGTTCTCGAGCATGGGGATGAGTGCACGTGCAATGGAAATGTATAACAAAAGTCTTGAATGTAACGAATGCAAGGATAATCCGGCGTTTAGGGATAAGTCGTAAGACACAAGTAGCAAGTAGTAAGTCGTAAGACACAAGTAGCAAGTCGTAAGATACAAGTAGTAAGTCGTAAGACAGAATTAGTGAGTGGAAATTGGAATTAAAGAAATATATTTTACAATTAATGACCACGAATAACTATCACTGACTACAAATGACTCCGCCGTGGCGGAGAATGAAAGCCAGCCTGAAAGACGCAGTCTGGCAGGCGAAGCAATTGAACATTAATAGGTATAGGGGTATAAAGGTATAGGGGTATAGAGGTATAGAGGTATAGATGGGGAATTACACTTTAATATTCTGAATTCTATTCTTATCAATTCAAAAAACATAGCGTCTTTGAGTTCGCTGCGGTGGATAAGTCTTCAGTAAGCAGT
This is a stretch of genomic DNA from Bacteroidales bacterium. It encodes these proteins:
- the bamD gene encoding outer membrane protein assembly factor BamD, which gives rise to MFLKKALILFFVTSLFYSCGDFHKIMKSTSLTDKYAAAEKYYLKGDYFHAQQLFDELITYYRGTAQAEKIYYYYSYCYYGLNDYVSAAYYFSTFVTTYPNSKYTRECQYMSAYCTYLDSPDYSLDQTNTTAAIKELQLYVNMYPKSDSVKLCNILIDELRFKLETKEFEISKMYFRMEDYKSAIVSFRNTLKDYPSTTYKEEILFYLMKANFLYASNSIASKKEGRYKDTIDAYDELLLAFPQTKYLKEAESINKNALKEINKISGNKTT
- a CDS encoding DNA-directed RNA polymerase subunit omega; protein product: MDYKKVKTEVTTVTREVTEFVKPTGNIYETVVVLSKRANQIGTEIKEELNGKLQEFATSSDNLEEVFENREQIEIAKYYEHLPKPTLIAIHEFMNNQIYFRNPSHDS
- the coaBC gene encoding bifunctional phosphopantothenoylcysteine decarboxylase/phosphopantothenate--cysteine ligase CoaBC, giving the protein MLKGKKIIIGISGGIAAYKTPYLIRLFRKAGAEVKVVVTKNALEFVTKTTLETLSQNKLYSNVFGENNDYSTEHVSISDWGDIFVVAPATANIIGKFANGIADDALSTSLLAFYKTVYIAPAMNDKMYQVASVRENISFLKKNNIKFIEPREGFLACGAEGKGRMEEPENIFSIIENDLSVKKVMSGKKVLITAGPTYEAIDPVRFIGNHSSGLMGYSIAEECADKGAEVTLISGPSKLSVENNSINKINITSAEEMFQAVTKHSAKADIIVMAAAVADFTPQKVAGTKIKKTGASLSVQLKPTKDILLHLGEKKRKNQVLVGFALETNNALENAKKKLNTKNLDFIVLNTLQDKGAGFGTNTNKITIVERNNKITKFELKPKTDVAKDIVNKIIQLIKK
- a CDS encoding DUF4835 family protein, whose translation is MLFRSALISILLFVFSLNIKAQELNCIVSINTSQIQSSDKRIYETLQAAIYEFMNSKKWTNYNYSAEEKIECTLMITISDRTADVFTGTIQVQSRRPIYKSSYNSVLLNLIDKDFKFSYVEYQPLNYNENSFTSNLTSVLAYYAYVIIGFDFDSYQLKGGTTFFEKAQNIVTSAQNASESGWKAYESASQKNRYWLIENLLNNIYSPIREGIYSYHRKGLDMMVDNSATAKTSITAGIELLKKAHEEKPGSFLMQLFFLAKVDEIVNIYSTASATDKTKVATICKAIDPSNSSKYNQITK
- a CDS encoding nitrilase-related carbon-nitrogen hydrolase yields the protein MKIGYVQNSPVFGDKEKNFEGVRSLLKSIKADLLVLPELFATGYTFISMEEAHKHAETKEEQTAEFLKEISSLTNATIVAGFIEKENDKIYNSLLIVSDKKVIDTYRKIHLFNKEKLWFTPGNKPLKVYKINGVKIGAMICFDWIFPEVCRTLTLQGMQVLAHPSNLVMPYCQNAMVTRCIENRIFAVTANRIGNEKRGDDDFTFTGASQITSIDGRILSSAPTDKTHVSIIEIDETLANNKSINEYNDVITDRRKDFYKI
- a CDS encoding fibrobacter succinogenes major paralogous domain-containing protein, with product MKKNKTIKGWILFTLFLFVWIILIHINFNNIQKSWAVIWLIFGSPLYWLIYFFVDSAIIDKKTEIDEIREISETITDIDGNIYHTIKIGTQVWMVENLNVSHFRNGEIIPEAKTAEEWKEAGNKKQPAWCYYNNNPDNGKIFGKLFNWYAVNDSRGLAPLCCHIPSDKEWTTLTDYLGGELVAGGKLKETSLTHWQPLNREATNESGFTALPGSYRNDNGAFGVSIGCSGYWWSSTKDVASYAWGRGLLCYGAGVYRGNFGKCGGFSLRCLKGKKPSKLSVFLQKVINDFKSLNSKLNFKKTIILISITVSLFIQITDISNFDFAFVLLAPIILLVIPFLFVVLAYYSLALLGLEDLNKMWFTKCIFLFSVLIWLSLIILMIINAFKGNKYFIYDIVVYILKYISIHSY
- the recN gene encoding DNA repair protein RecN, which translates into the protein MLSHLSINNYVLIEKLEISFSEGLSIITGETGAGKSILLGALSLVLGQRADMQVLYDKTKKCFIEAAFKIKGYDLNSFFERNELDYDDNTVLRREVGANGKTRAFINDTPVTLELIRELGNMLIDIHSQHKTLTLQDSHFQLSYVDGYAQHDNLLNDFYKEFIIRNQLKLKLYSLEETEKKSLSDKDYFQFQFDELDSAKLLNNEQTELESELAILNHAEEIQQYFSNASASLTEGEQNIYSGISEIFSLLNKASALYPAATELAKRMESCKIEIKDIADEIELLSLKINHDPSRQQEISERLDVIYRLQQKHRVNTVDELLVIMNDYSEKLLSITSLTSQIEKIKKEIEASENILKTVSEKISKNRKKSIVQIEKGVTSVLQKLGMPNAEFEIECFELPDYNAFGQDKVTFLFNANKGGEKKEVSKVASGGELSRLMLAIKSLISQKKLLPTIIFDEIDQGVSGEIADKVGSIMKNMSDTMQVITITHLPQIASKGDSHFLVYKESDKKSAFTKIKLLEKNERISEIAKMLSGDELTKAAVENAKVLLKTKN
- a CDS encoding enoyl-ACP reductase, producing the protein MMYNLLKGKKGIIFGALNENSLAWKIAERAYEEGAVFTLSNTPVALRLGETDTLAKKCNSLIIPADATSVKDLQNVFEKTMQRFNGKIDFILHSIGMSPNVRKKLPYDNIDYDYYAKTMDISAISFHKMIQVAKKLDAINEWGSVVALSYIAAQRTLFEYNDMADAKAALESIARSFGYIYGREKKIRINTVSQSPTMTTAGKGVKGIDGLIDFTERMSPLGNATADECADYCITLFSDLTKKVTMQNLYHDGGFSSMGMSARAMEMYNKSLECNECKDNPAFRDKS